From Candidatus Amarolinea dominans, a single genomic window includes:
- a CDS encoding RHS repeat protein, giving the protein MAKDAAGPGGDAAQSQLQLSIQRQRRQARPAEGKETLVITTQPGGGELARTATGWLLQTVGGVDWPYTSAVTQTQGSAVAVTRYAYAMANQGGWQYGNVTHVREYANATDTTPYRTTERWYYPRDDASAYIVNRVAQEKLWAGDSGGACQSQTRQIYDTTGFNQQQTPPTKGQLKEVWQAKTCDSANQADWARPALYSYDLYGNRTGETNAAGATTTTAYDATFKTYPVTQTTTPGAGGGATLMTSNTYYGVSGAEANGSGLAGQLQRSTDPNSAAIRLTYDVFGRVTEIRKPGAGWANPATEKYAYTDSPAPLAVRHSLRDDQNGDASGTVTYLDDWAFYDGLGQVIQTQQEAASDSQSIVASTQYHPLGGVKQQNVPYFYAAAGGAYRPPDWGQAKTQTTYDALGRPLMVTQPDSSTTETRYAVEYNPADPDFSAPRPVVYTIDANRRFVRRASDVSTTTATIGWWARPIMRASATWTP; this is encoded by the coding sequence GTGGCGAAGGATGCGGCCGGGCCAGGCGGTGACGCAGCGCAATCACAGTTACAGCTATCAATACAACGCCAGCGCCGGCAAGCCCGACCCGCGGAGGGCAAGGAGACGTTGGTCATCACCACGCAGCCGGGTGGGGGCGAGCTGGCGCGTACGGCCACCGGCTGGCTGTTGCAGACGGTGGGCGGGGTGGATTGGCCTTACACGAGCGCGGTGACCCAAACCCAGGGCAGTGCGGTTGCGGTCACGCGTTACGCCTATGCGATGGCCAACCAGGGCGGCTGGCAATACGGCAACGTGACCCACGTGCGGGAATACGCCAATGCGACCGACACCACCCCCTATCGCACGACCGAACGCTGGTACTACCCGCGAGATGACGCCAGCGCCTACATCGTCAACCGGGTGGCGCAGGAGAAGCTGTGGGCGGGCGACAGCGGCGGCGCGTGTCAGAGCCAGACGCGGCAGATCTACGACACGACCGGCTTCAACCAGCAGCAGACGCCGCCGACCAAAGGCCAGTTGAAGGAGGTGTGGCAGGCCAAGACCTGCGATAGCGCCAACCAGGCCGACTGGGCGCGGCCGGCGCTCTACAGCTACGATCTCTACGGCAACCGCACCGGCGAGACCAACGCGGCCGGCGCGACGACGACCACAGCGTACGATGCGACCTTCAAGACCTACCCGGTGACCCAGACGACCACCCCCGGCGCGGGCGGCGGCGCGACTCTGATGACGAGCAACACCTATTACGGCGTGAGCGGGGCCGAGGCGAACGGCAGCGGGTTGGCGGGCCAGTTGCAGCGCAGCACCGACCCCAACAGCGCAGCGATCCGTCTGACGTATGACGTGTTCGGCCGCGTGACCGAAATCCGCAAGCCGGGCGCGGGGTGGGCGAACCCGGCCACCGAGAAGTACGCTTACACTGACAGCCCTGCGCCGCTGGCGGTCAGACACAGTTTGCGCGATGATCAGAACGGCGACGCGTCGGGCACAGTGACCTACCTGGACGATTGGGCATTCTACGACGGCCTGGGGCAGGTCATCCAGACGCAGCAGGAGGCCGCGTCCGACAGCCAGAGCATCGTGGCCAGCACGCAGTATCACCCGTTGGGCGGGGTCAAGCAACAGAACGTCCCCTATTTCTATGCGGCCGCCGGCGGCGCGTATCGGCCGCCGGACTGGGGCCAGGCCAAGACGCAGACGACCTATGATGCGTTGGGCCGGCCGCTGATGGTCACGCAGCCTGACAGCTCGACCACCGAGACCCGCTACGCAGTCGAATACAACCCGGCCGACCCGGATTTCAGCGCCCCGCGGCCTGTGGTCTACACCATCGACGCCAACCGACGCTTCGTGCGCCGTGCGTCCGATGTGTCTACTACGACGGCCACAATCGGCTGGTGGGCAAGACCTATCATGCGGGCATCAGCAACCTGGACACCCTGA
- a CDS encoding DUF11 domain-containing protein: protein MSPDPNFDLISDPDATPAPAVVQLTLAAAPPQVEPAGVVTYTVVITNTLADRDLSGLVVSDTLPLELAYWPAGRGFQLPGNRAPAGVGHWPTGRGHHADRHVSGAGAGRGQRAGHHEHGRHRGRGGGRRGGGQCGDHDHRGALPGRGLCANADGRAADGHADGRAAALPGRGVYANADGRAADRHTDGDGRAAALPGRGVYANADGDLTPTATPTPTATAVLS from the coding sequence ATGTCCCCTGATCCCAATTTCGATCTCATTTCCGATCCCGATGCGACGCCCGCGCCTGCGGTCGTGCAGTTGACGCTGGCTGCGGCGCCGCCACAGGTGGAGCCGGCGGGCGTTGTCACCTACACGGTGGTCATCACCAACACCCTGGCCGACCGCGACTTGAGCGGACTGGTGGTGAGCGACACCCTGCCGCTGGAGCTGGCCTACTGGCCGGCCGGGAGGGGATTTCAGCTACCTGGAAACCGAGCGCCGGCTGGAGTGGGCCATTGGCCAACTGGCCGCGGGCACCACGCTGACCGGCACGTTTCAGGCGCAGGCGCTGGGCGCGGTCAGCGGGCAGGTCATCACGAACACGGTCGCCATCGTGGGCGAGGAGGTGGGCGCAGGGGTGGCGGCCAGTGCGGCGATCACGATCACCGCGGCGCCCTGCCTGGGCGAGGACTGTGCGCCAACGCCGACGGCCGAGCCGCCGACGGCCACGCCGACGGTCGAGCCGCCGCCCTGCCAGGACGAGGAGTGTACGCCAACGCCGACGGCCGAGCCGCCGACCGCCACACCGACGGCGACGGTCGAGCCGCCGCTTTGCCAGGACGAGGAGTGTACGCCAACGCCGACGGCGACTTGACACCGACGGCCACACCGACGCCGACGGCCACCGCCGTCCTGTCATGA
- a CDS encoding XdhC family protein codes for MTDPILTALLASLDDKRGVALVTVIAAAGPYQASQGRRALVWRDQPPLGDLGLGELDARVLTDAAAVLSGKQHRTLDYSQEMGATLRVFVEVQRQPPHLVIVGAGHIAVPLASLGSLCGFTVTVLDDRPQFANRQRFAQADQVLAAPLRETVHAMLTDGRLDKDSYIVLVTRGHQYDIDCLLEVLDAPLAYIGMIGSQRRVSAVFQLLNQEQGIPPEKFSRIYAPIGLDIGARTPAEIAVCIMAEMINVLRSGPARSLAAARRARDEQRRLRATA; via the coding sequence ATGACCGATCCGATTCTCACGGCACTGCTTGCCTCTCTCGACGACAAACGCGGCGTGGCCCTTGTCACCGTGATCGCTGCGGCCGGGCCGTACCAGGCCAGCCAGGGGCGCCGGGCATTGGTCTGGCGAGATCAACCACCGCTGGGCGACCTGGGCCTGGGTGAGCTGGACGCGCGCGTCCTGACTGATGCGGCCGCTGTGCTGAGCGGTAAGCAGCACCGCACCCTGGACTACAGCCAGGAGATGGGCGCGACGCTGCGTGTCTTCGTGGAGGTGCAGCGCCAGCCGCCGCATCTGGTCATCGTGGGCGCGGGCCACATCGCCGTGCCGCTGGCCAGCCTGGGGAGTTTGTGCGGATTCACCGTCACTGTGCTGGACGACCGGCCGCAGTTTGCCAACCGTCAGCGTTTTGCGCAGGCCGACCAGGTTCTGGCCGCGCCGCTGCGCGAGACGGTGCATGCCATGCTGACCGATGGTCGCCTGGACAAGGACTCCTACATCGTCCTGGTCACGCGCGGCCATCAGTACGACATTGATTGCCTGCTCGAAGTACTGGACGCGCCGCTGGCCTACATCGGCATGATCGGTTCGCAGCGTCGGGTGAGCGCCGTCTTCCAGCTTCTCAACCAGGAGCAGGGCATCCCGCCAGAGAAATTCAGCCGCATCTACGCGCCCATCGGCCTGGACATTGGCGCGCGCACCCCTGCAGAAATTGCCGTCTGCATCATGGCCGAAATGATCAACGTCCTGCGCAGCGGGCCCGCGCGTTCACTGGCCGCTGCCCGCCGCGCCCGGGACGAACAGCGCCGCCTGCGGGCAACCGCCTGA
- a CDS encoding XdhC family protein, translating into MDTIYHRLNDLLDQGETVALATITEVRGSVPREVGAKMIVHPLGQHVGTIGGGCGEADVIRAALDVIQTGEPQNIHVDLTEDISMQSLGVCGGIMNVFIERWGQ; encoded by the coding sequence ATGGACACGATTTATCACCGACTGAACGACCTGCTTGACCAGGGCGAAACCGTGGCCCTGGCGACCATCACCGAGGTGCGGGGATCGGTGCCGCGTGAGGTGGGGGCCAAGATGATTGTTCATCCGCTGGGCCAGCACGTGGGCACGATTGGCGGCGGCTGCGGCGAGGCCGATGTCATCCGCGCGGCGCTGGATGTGATCCAAACCGGCGAACCGCAGAATATCCATGTGGATCTGACCGAGGACATCTCCATGCAGAGCCTGGGCGTCTGCGGCGGCATCATGAATGTCTTCATTGAACGTTGGGGCCAATGA
- a CDS encoding nucleotidyltransferase family protein — translation MMKDLVWTCRPARSWSGSGYEMKARPGAATMIAGMVLAAGRSSRMGRLKPLLPWGQKTVIEQVVTTLLTAPLADLLVVTGYEHEALAAVLQGYPLRVVFNPDHAAGEMISSIQVGLRALGPTVNAALIAVGDQPRIQAGTIAAVIAAWRDGPPQRIIIPSYQMRRGHPICLPRAVWPAVLALSWQDSLRSLWTSLAGQIEHITLDSPTILSDMDTPDDYLREVGASATDGHDLSPTERPA, via the coding sequence ATGATGAAAGACCTTGTTTGGACATGCAGGCCCGCCCGATCGTGGAGCGGATCGGGCTACGAGATGAAAGCCCGGCCTGGCGCCGCGACGATGATTGCCGGTATGGTGCTGGCGGCCGGGCGTTCCTCGCGCATGGGCCGGCTCAAGCCACTGCTGCCGTGGGGCCAGAAAACGGTCATCGAGCAGGTGGTGACCACCCTGCTGACCGCGCCATTGGCGGATCTGCTGGTGGTGACCGGGTACGAGCATGAGGCGCTGGCGGCCGTGCTGCAAGGCTATCCGCTACGTGTCGTTTTCAACCCCGATCACGCCGCCGGCGAGATGATTTCATCCATCCAGGTGGGGCTGCGCGCCCTGGGGCCAACGGTGAACGCGGCGCTGATTGCGGTGGGGGATCAGCCGCGCATCCAGGCGGGCACCATCGCCGCCGTGATTGCGGCCTGGCGCGATGGCCCGCCGCAGCGCATCATCATTCCCAGCTACCAGATGCGGCGCGGGCATCCCATCTGTTTACCGCGTGCGGTATGGCCGGCCGTGCTGGCGCTGAGCTGGCAAGACAGCCTGCGCTCCCTCTGGACCTCGCTGGCTGGACAGATCGAGCATATCACGTTGGACAGCCCGACGATTTTGAGCGACATGGATACCCCGGACGATTATCTGCGGGAGGTAGGCGCAAGCGCAACCGATGGACACGATTTATCACCGACTGAACGACCTGCTTGA
- the surE gene encoding 5'/3'-nucleotidase SurE, whose product MTRPLILLTNDDGIHSPGLMAAIEAVHDLADLVVVAPKDQQSAMGRSLPGGISGAIFVEELRLNGDRLPAYSVPGSPAQAVLYGLHEVCRQQRPDLVISGINYGENLGTSVMVSGTVGAALQAADMGVPALAISLETDPAYHARFGYDVDWRTAVHFARWLAGLALSSPSRLTWMCSRWTFPQPPRRRRPGV is encoded by the coding sequence ATGACGCGGCCTTTGATTTTGCTGACTAACGATGATGGGATTCATTCGCCGGGCCTGATGGCGGCGATCGAGGCGGTGCATGATCTGGCCGATTTGGTGGTGGTGGCGCCGAAGGATCAGCAAAGCGCCATGGGGCGCAGCCTGCCTGGCGGCATCAGCGGCGCCATTTTTGTGGAAGAGCTACGTCTGAACGGCGACCGTCTGCCGGCCTACTCAGTGCCTGGCTCTCCGGCTCAAGCGGTTCTCTATGGCCTGCACGAAGTCTGCCGCCAGCAGCGTCCGGACCTGGTCATCTCCGGCATCAACTATGGCGAGAACCTGGGCACCAGCGTGATGGTTTCGGGCACGGTGGGAGCGGCTTTACAGGCGGCGGATATGGGCGTGCCCGCGCTGGCAATTTCGCTGGAGACCGATCCCGCCTACCATGCTCGTTTCGGTTACGACGTTGATTGGCGCACGGCGGTGCATTTTGCCCGCTGGTTGGCAGGCCTGGCGCTCTCCAGCCCTTCCCGCCTGACGTGGATGTGCTCAAGATGGACATTCCCGCAGCCGCCACGCCGCAGACGCCCTGGCGTCTGA
- a CDS encoding ammonium transporter has protein sequence MAQGLEAVSVIVVVGGLSYAFFKGVERFKLLRSEPAHELHGLDLPEMGVPGYTNVDVLDAWRQLPHPAARHPPGGGLAGK, from the coding sequence GTGGCGCAGGGGTTGGAAGCGGTCTCGGTGATTGTGGTTGTGGGCGGGCTGTCCTACGCCTTCTTCAAAGGTGTTGAACGCTTCAAGCTGCTGCGCAGCGAGCCGGCGCATGAGCTGCACGGTCTTGACCTGCCGGAGATGGGCGTGCCCGGCTACACCAACGTGGACGTACTTGATGCCTGGCGGCAACTTCCGCACCCTGCGGCCCGCCATCCGCCCGGCGGCGGCCTGGCAGGCAAGTAG
- a CDS encoding ammonium transporter, which produces MLAVNAAINTLLAGAAGGVAAMTLMWLVGPSKKPDPGLSVNGVLAGLVAITASCAFVDSPAAVLIGLIAGVLVCAVTFGLEKLQIDDPVGAVPVHFANGLWGVLAVGIFANGNPFTDGWNGVAGPVRGLSTAARDR; this is translated from the coding sequence GTGCTGGCGGTCAACGCGGCGATCAACACCCTGCTGGCCGGCGCGGCCGGTGGCGTAGCCGCCATGACCCTGATGTGGCTGGTGGGGCCAAGCAAGAAGCCAGATCCGGGTCTCTCGGTCAACGGTGTCCTGGCCGGCCTGGTTGCCATCACGGCATCGTGCGCCTTCGTTGACTCACCGGCCGCCGTGTTGATCGGCCTCATCGCCGGTGTGCTGGTGTGCGCTGTGACCTTCGGCCTGGAGAAGCTGCAGATTGATGATCCGGTGGGCGCTGTGCCCGTCCACTTTGCCAACGGCCTGTGGGGCGTGCTGGCGGTGGGCATTTTCGCCAATGGCAACCCTTTCACCGATGGCTGGAACGGCGTGGCCGGCCCAGTGCGCGGTCTCTCTACGGCAGCCCGAGATAGATAG
- a CDS encoding alpha/beta hydrolase — translation MTTAAILAHEVIGSGAEKVIVLGGWLGDRGVFQPIQHLLDQDKFTYCFADPRGYGGSMDIAGQHTNAEVAGDVVALAAALGWDKFHFIGHSMMGKVAQYLCAHHGDRLKAVVGVCPVPACRIELDAGGHQLFSTAWEIPANRGIICMVTTGNRNTSVWEQHMIRESLRTTTPEAFRDYFTMWAGEDFAADMPGCQTPFLAMTGEFDGGVPTAFVQATVMQWLPNAELHVMSNSGHYPMQETPIQFVTVCEAFLGRFA, via the coding sequence ATGACCACAGCAGCGATTCTCGCACACGAAGTGATCGGCAGCGGCGCCGAAAAAGTCATCGTTTTGGGTGGCTGGCTCGGCGATCGCGGCGTATTCCAACCGATTCAGCATCTGCTGGATCAGGACAAGTTCACCTATTGCTTCGCCGACCCGCGCGGCTACGGCGGTTCGATGGACATCGCCGGCCAGCACACCAACGCGGAAGTGGCGGGCGATGTCGTCGCCCTGGCCGCGGCGCTGGGCTGGGACAAGTTCCATTTCATCGGTCATTCGATGATGGGCAAAGTGGCGCAGTACCTGTGCGCCCATCATGGCGATCGCCTCAAGGCGGTCGTGGGCGTCTGCCCCGTGCCTGCCTGTCGCATCGAACTGGACGCGGGCGGTCACCAGCTCTTCTCCACCGCCTGGGAAATCCCGGCCAACCGCGGCATCATCTGCATGGTCACCACCGGCAACCGCAATACGTCGGTCTGGGAACAGCACATGATTCGCGAGTCGCTGCGCACCACCACGCCAGAGGCCTTCCGCGACTACTTCACGATGTGGGCAGGCGAGGATTTTGCCGCGGACATGCCCGGCTGCCAGACGCCATTTCTGGCGATGACCGGCGAGTTTGATGGCGGCGTGCCGACCGCGTTCGTGCAGGCTACCGTCATGCAGTGGCTGCCCAACGCCGAGCTGCACGTCATGTCCAACTCCGGCCACTATCCGATGCAGGAGACCCCCATTCAGTTCGTCACCGTCTGTGAAGCGTTCCTGGGGCGCTTTGCCTGA
- a CDS encoding DUF1292 domain-containing protein — protein sequence MEIIVLSDEDGNEQEFVLVEVITVAGSDYAVLTPLDDDEADDEEEEDDEDKDEDEDSETPLMILRIEKEGDEEVLVEIEDEAEFEQVVAAWEEKAE from the coding sequence ATGGAGATCATCGTGCTAAGCGATGAGGACGGCAATGAACAGGAATTTGTCCTGGTGGAGGTCATCACGGTGGCCGGCAGCGACTATGCGGTGCTGACACCGCTGGATGACGACGAAGCCGATGATGAGGAAGAGGAAGACGACGAGGACAAGGACGAAGACGAGGACTCGGAGACGCCTTTGATGATTCTACGCATCGAAAAAGAGGGCGACGAAGAGGTTCTGGTCGAGATCGAAGACGAAGCGGAGTTCGAACAGGTGGTGGCGGCCTGGGAAGAAAAGGCTGAGTAG
- a CDS encoding acetyl ornithine aminotransferase family protein produces the protein MAPAREYPHVLPGPQSAMFVARDHMALSPSYTRSYPFVIDHGRGAEVWDVDGNRFIDFNAGIAVNATGHCHPKVVEAIKAQADKFLHYSGTDFYYPVQIELAEKLTQLVPIAEPSLVFFTNSGAEAVEAALKLARYTTGRQRFLAFRGAFHGRTMGALSLTASKYVQRRGFAPLMPGVEHVDYGYCYRCPVNLTYPGCGIECVRRIETEVFRTNVPPQEVAAIFMEPVQGEGGYVVPPLEWMQALRALCDKYGILLVADEVQSGFGRTGKMFAMEHFGVEPDIICLAKGIASGLPLGAMVARKRLMTWPPGAHASTFGGNPLSCAAALATIQLIEDEFMENSRVQGEYLKARLQEMAGRHPTIGDVRGLGLMVGAELVNDKLTKERFGELRNELVDQCYFHGLLILGCGPNTIRFAPPLMIPRDLIDEGLIIFERVLSELEEVHELA, from the coding sequence ATGGCGCCCGCGCGAGAGTATCCGCATGTGTTGCCGGGGCCGCAGTCAGCTATGTTTGTGGCGCGCGACCATATGGCGCTGTCGCCATCATACACCCGATCCTACCCCTTCGTCATTGATCACGGTCGCGGGGCCGAGGTGTGGGATGTAGACGGCAACCGTTTCATTGATTTCAACGCCGGTATTGCCGTGAACGCCACGGGCCATTGTCACCCAAAGGTGGTGGAGGCAATCAAGGCGCAGGCGGACAAGTTCCTGCACTATTCGGGCACCGATTTCTATTACCCTGTGCAGATTGAACTGGCTGAGAAGCTGACGCAGTTGGTGCCGATTGCAGAGCCTTCACTGGTGTTCTTTACGAACTCCGGCGCGGAGGCGGTGGAAGCGGCCCTCAAGTTGGCGCGTTACACCACCGGCCGCCAACGCTTTCTGGCGTTTCGCGGCGCGTTTCACGGCCGCACGATGGGCGCGTTGTCATTGACCGCTTCGAAGTACGTGCAGCGTCGGGGCTTTGCGCCCCTGATGCCGGGCGTGGAGCATGTGGATTACGGCTACTGCTATCGCTGCCCGGTCAACTTGACCTATCCGGGCTGCGGTATCGAGTGTGTGCGGCGCATTGAAACTGAGGTTTTCCGCACGAATGTGCCACCGCAAGAGGTGGCCGCCATTTTCATGGAGCCGGTGCAGGGCGAGGGCGGCTATGTGGTTCCGCCGCTGGAATGGATGCAGGCGCTGCGCGCGCTGTGTGACAAATACGGCATCCTTCTGGTGGCCGATGAGGTGCAGAGCGGTTTTGGACGCACGGGCAAGATGTTCGCCATGGAGCATTTTGGCGTGGAGCCTGACATCATCTGCCTGGCGAAGGGGATCGCCAGCGGATTGCCGTTGGGAGCCATGGTGGCGCGCAAGCGCCTGATGACCTGGCCGCCGGGGGCACATGCCAGCACGTTTGGCGGCAACCCCCTGTCGTGCGCGGCGGCCCTGGCCACGATTCAGTTGATCGAAGATGAGTTCATGGAGAATAGCCGCGTGCAGGGCGAGTACCTGAAGGCGCGTCTGCAGGAGATGGCCGGGCGTCATCCGACGATCGGGGATGTGCGTGGCCTGGGCTTGATGGTGGGCGCAGAACTGGTCAACGATAAGCTCACTAAGGAGCGCTTCGGAGAACTGCGCAACGAGTTGGTAGATCAGTGTTACTTCCATGGTCTGCTCATCCTCGGCTGTGGCCCCAACACGATTCGCTTTGCGCCGCCGCTGATGATCCCGCGTGACCTGATTGATGAGGGTCTGATCATCTTCGAGCGGGTGTTGAGCGAACTCGAGGAAGTGCATGAATTGGCGTGA
- a CDS encoding CBS domain-containing protein, whose translation MQARDVMTTNVVIVQASTPIADIARILRTVAISGVPVFEGDTLVGIVKEVDLIARHARPHYPRYLPLLDAQIPLGGQREYQEIVRRILGTTARDIMSTPVKTCHPDTDLEEVATLMVEKNANPIPVMEHGRLVGIISHTDLMRAFDELETPSAESAA comes from the coding sequence ATGCAAGCCCGCGACGTTATGACAACCAATGTTGTCATTGTTCAGGCGAGCACGCCCATCGCCGATATTGCGCGCATCCTGCGCACCGTGGCCATCAGCGGTGTTCCGGTCTTCGAGGGGGACACGCTCGTAGGCATTGTCAAAGAAGTTGACCTGATTGCCCGCCATGCCCGGCCGCACTACCCGCGCTACCTCCCCTTGCTTGACGCCCAAATTCCGCTCGGTGGTCAACGTGAGTATCAGGAGATTGTGCGCCGCATCCTGGGCACCACCGCGCGCGACATCATGTCAACGCCGGTCAAGACCTGCCATCCCGATACTGACCTGGAAGAGGTGGCCACCCTGATGGTGGAAAAAAACGCCAACCCGATACCGGTGATGGAACACGGGCGCCTGGTCGGCATCATCAGCCATACCGATCTGATGCGCGCTTTCGACGAGCTGGAGACGCCCAGCGCCGAATCCGCCGCCTGA
- a CDS encoding cyclodeaminase/cyclohydrolase family protein has product MSEPATTTQLVEESVVQFAEHLAADSPAPGGGSAAALAGALAASLTGMVGRLTTGRAKFAEVDATMRAIATQADAQRAALLTLVDADAAAFEEVMAAFRWPRASAEQKAARSTAIQAAYKGAIAVPLQTLTAAVDLLRLLVIVTEIGNPNAITDGGVGALLAEAAAQGAALNVRVNLSALQDADLVAATAAQVDELLAQAAQLRGQALTQVLQRLSA; this is encoded by the coding sequence ATGAGTGAACCGGCGACGACGACGCAGTTGGTTGAGGAGAGTGTGGTGCAGTTTGCGGAACACCTGGCCGCGGACAGTCCTGCGCCGGGGGGCGGTAGTGCGGCGGCGCTGGCCGGCGCGTTGGCGGCCAGCCTGACCGGCATGGTCGGCCGGTTGACTACGGGACGCGCCAAGTTTGCCGAGGTGGATGCCACCATGCGCGCCATCGCAACCCAGGCGGATGCGCAGCGCGCCGCTTTGTTGACGTTGGTTGATGCTGACGCGGCGGCGTTCGAGGAGGTGATGGCGGCCTTCCGTTGGCCCAGGGCAAGCGCAGAGCAGAAAGCCGCGCGCAGCACCGCCATCCAAGCGGCCTACAAGGGCGCCATTGCCGTCCCGCTGCAAACACTGACCGCGGCCGTGGACCTGCTGCGCCTGCTCGTCATCGTGACCGAGATCGGCAATCCCAACGCCATTACCGATGGCGGCGTTGGCGCGCTGCTGGCCGAGGCGGCCGCCCAGGGCGCGGCGCTCAACGTACGCGTCAATCTCAGCGCGCTGCAGGATGCCGATCTTGTCGCCGCCACCGCCGCGCAGGTGGATGAACTGCTGGCGCAGGCGGCGCAGTTGCGCGGCCAAGCCCTGACGCAGGTACTGCAGAGGTTGTCTGCTTGA